One window from the genome of Aliidongia dinghuensis encodes:
- the cobT gene encoding cobaltochelatase subunit CobT, with amino-acid sequence MSMADDAVEEFKRATAATLRAIAERDDVTVAYAADPPGLNGTKARLPVPPRDLPPDIAGQVRGAADAIALRLKHHDPALHARRLPQGEQARAIFEAVEQARVEAIGARRMVGVADNLAQGLNERYRRAGFDRIIERSEATLPEAIRLIAREQMTGAPPPPAARQLMELWRPFLQDKLTKDFAALAREINDQDAYASAARQLIRDLELDLGEVEGDTSDGDDDQDSADQGESGDSQQAEQQSGEGQRGEPEMMPADAEPEDGEEGGADEMTGEMMPGAADDDDETQPGKANQRHAGGTGTDPHAYRAYTTAFDEIVQAEELCDADELTRLRAMLDQQLSNLQSVIARLANRLQRRLMAKQTRSWEFDLEEGLLDAARLSRIVTNPTYPLSYKIEKDTDFRDTVVTLLIDNSGSMRGRPISVAAMSADILARTLERCNVKVEILGFTTRAWKGGQSRERWIQDGKPANPGRLNDLRHIIYKPADAPWRRARRSLGLMLREGILKENIDGEALLWAHNRLLARPEQRRILMVISDGAPVDDSTLSVNPGNYLEKHLRQAIEMIERTSPVQLIAIGIGHDVTRYYRRAVTIVDAEQLGGTVMEKLAELFDEAPNGSRQQRQRRLA; translated from the coding sequence ATGAGCATGGCCGACGACGCGGTGGAGGAGTTCAAGCGGGCGACCGCGGCGACCCTCCGCGCCATCGCCGAGCGCGACGATGTCACCGTCGCCTATGCCGCCGATCCGCCGGGCCTGAACGGCACGAAGGCGCGCCTGCCGGTGCCGCCGCGTGACCTGCCGCCCGACATCGCGGGCCAGGTGCGCGGTGCCGCCGACGCGATCGCGCTGCGCTTGAAGCATCACGATCCGGCGCTGCACGCCCGCCGCCTGCCGCAGGGCGAGCAGGCGCGCGCGATCTTCGAGGCGGTCGAGCAGGCGCGCGTCGAGGCGATCGGCGCCCGGCGCATGGTCGGCGTCGCCGACAACCTCGCCCAAGGCCTGAATGAGCGCTATCGCCGGGCGGGCTTCGACCGGATCATCGAGCGCAGCGAGGCGACGCTGCCCGAGGCAATCCGCCTTATCGCCCGCGAGCAGATGACCGGCGCCCCGCCGCCGCCGGCGGCCCGCCAGCTGATGGAGCTGTGGCGGCCGTTCCTGCAGGACAAGCTGACCAAGGATTTCGCCGCCCTTGCGCGCGAGATCAACGACCAGGACGCCTATGCCTCGGCCGCACGCCAGCTGATCCGCGACCTGGAGCTTGACCTCGGCGAAGTCGAGGGCGACACGAGCGACGGCGACGACGACCAGGACAGCGCCGACCAGGGCGAGAGCGGCGACAGCCAGCAGGCCGAGCAGCAGTCGGGCGAGGGCCAGCGCGGCGAGCCCGAGATGATGCCGGCCGATGCCGAGCCCGAGGACGGCGAAGAGGGCGGCGCCGACGAGATGACCGGCGAGATGATGCCGGGCGCCGCCGACGACGATGACGAGACCCAGCCGGGCAAGGCGAACCAGCGCCATGCCGGCGGCACGGGCACCGATCCCCATGCCTATCGCGCCTATACGACGGCGTTCGACGAGATCGTGCAGGCCGAGGAACTGTGCGACGCCGACGAGCTGACGCGGCTTCGGGCCATGCTCGACCAGCAGCTCTCGAACCTGCAGAGCGTCATCGCCCGGCTCGCCAACCGCCTGCAGCGGCGCCTCATGGCGAAGCAGACCCGGTCGTGGGAGTTCGATCTCGAGGAAGGCCTCCTGGACGCGGCGCGGCTCTCGCGCATCGTGACCAATCCGACCTATCCCTTGAGCTACAAGATCGAGAAGGACACCGACTTCCGCGACACGGTCGTGACCTTGCTCATCGACAACTCGGGCTCGATGCGCGGCCGGCCGATCAGCGTCGCGGCGATGAGCGCTGACATCCTGGCGCGCACGCTCGAGCGCTGCAATGTCAAGGTCGAGATCCTGGGCTTCACGACGCGCGCCTGGAAGGGCGGCCAGTCGCGCGAGCGCTGGATCCAGGACGGCAAGCCCGCGAACCCGGGCCGGCTCAACGACCTGCGCCATATCATCTACAAGCCCGCCGACGCACCCTGGCGTCGCGCCCGCCGGTCCTTGGGCCTCATGCTGCGCGAGGGCATCCTCAAGGAAAACATCGACGGCGAGGCGCTGCTCTGGGCGCACAACCGCTTGCTCGCCCGGCCCGAGCAGCGGCGCATCCTGATGGTGATCTCCGACGGGGCACCCGTCGACGATTCGACGCTCTCGGTCAATCCGGGCAACTACCTGGAAAAGCACCTGCGCCAGGCGATCGAAATGATCGAGCGGACTTCGCCGGTGCAGCTGATCGCGATCGGCATCGGCCATGACGTAACCCGCTACTACCGCCGCGCCGTCACCATCGTCGACGCCGAGCAACTGGGCGGCACGGTGATGGAGAAACTCGCCGAACTGTTCGACGAGGCGCCAAACGGCAGCCGGCAGCAGCGGCAGCGGCGGCTGGCTTAA
- a CDS encoding ABC transporter substrate-binding protein, producing MRQILGILAMLLAGFAAVAPASAEIKGDAVRIGVLNDQSGPYADLGGPGSVVAAQMAIDDFGGSVLGKPIKLLVADHQNKADVGLSIARQWYGPDHVDMIIDFTNSAIALAVQALAKEQDKLAIFTSASSSDLTGPACTPTGIAWTHNNWSNAVAPIRALMKQGYDSYFFLTADYAFGKSLEADATAEITRLGGAVKGSVRHPLNTADFSSFLLQAQGSGAKVVMLANAGADLIGSLKQAGEFGISPKQLVTAPVVYLSDVNSMGLKEAQGLLLMQSWYWDTDDKTRAWAKRYFAKMNRMPNDSHAGVYSAITHYLKAIQKAGTADTDPVVAAMKATPVEDVFTAHGEIQSNNKLVFDRLLMRVKKPEESKYPWDYLEKVATVPAAEAFLAPEKTGCPMSK from the coding sequence ATGAGACAGATCTTGGGCATCCTCGCCATGCTGCTGGCCGGCTTCGCCGCCGTGGCACCGGCCTCGGCCGAAATCAAGGGCGACGCCGTGCGCATCGGCGTGCTGAACGACCAGTCCGGCCCCTATGCCGACCTGGGCGGGCCCGGTTCGGTCGTGGCCGCCCAGATGGCGATCGACGATTTCGGCGGCTCGGTCCTGGGCAAGCCGATCAAGCTCCTGGTCGCCGACCATCAGAACAAGGCGGACGTCGGCCTGTCGATCGCGCGGCAATGGTATGGGCCCGACCATGTCGACATGATCATCGACTTCACCAATTCGGCGATCGCGCTCGCCGTCCAGGCGCTCGCCAAGGAGCAGGACAAGCTCGCGATCTTCACCTCGGCCTCGTCGTCGGATCTGACCGGCCCCGCCTGCACGCCGACCGGCATCGCCTGGACCCACAACAACTGGTCGAACGCGGTGGCGCCGATCCGGGCGCTCATGAAGCAGGGCTACGACAGCTACTTCTTCCTGACCGCCGACTATGCCTTCGGCAAGAGCCTCGAAGCCGACGCCACGGCCGAGATCACGCGGCTCGGCGGCGCGGTCAAGGGCTCCGTCCGCCATCCGCTCAACACGGCGGATTTCTCGTCGTTCCTGCTGCAGGCCCAGGGCTCGGGCGCCAAGGTCGTCATGCTGGCCAATGCCGGCGCCGACCTGATCGGCTCCTTGAAGCAGGCCGGCGAATTCGGCATCTCGCCGAAGCAACTGGTGACAGCGCCGGTCGTCTATCTCTCCGACGTCAATAGCATGGGGCTGAAGGAAGCGCAGGGCCTGCTGCTGATGCAGTCCTGGTACTGGGACACCGACGACAAGACCCGCGCCTGGGCCAAGCGCTATTTCGCCAAGATGAACCGCATGCCGAACGACAGCCACGCCGGCGTCTATTCGGCCATCACCCATTACCTGAAGGCGATCCAGAAGGCCGGCACCGCCGACACGGATCCGGTCGTGGCCGCCATGAAGGCGACGCCGGTCGAGGATGTCTTCACCGCGCACGGCGAGATCCAGTCGAACAACAAGCTGGTGTTCGACCGGCTCTTGATGCGCGTCAAGAAGCCCGAGGAATCGAAGTATCCCTGGGACTATCTGGAAAAGGTCGCGACCGTACCGGCGGCCGAGGCGTTCCTGGCGCCGGAGAAGACCGGCTGTCCGATGTCGAAGTAG
- a CDS encoding dienelactone hydrolase family protein: MRHVASDIAGLFPTMDLSRRGFVVTTLAAGFALTVQPVQASTITTDTEGLVAGEVQIPVADGTIPAYRAQPAKPGPHPVLLVVEEIFGVHEHIKDMCRRFAKQGYLAIAPELYSRLGDVVAMTDIKEVVATVNKAPDKTEMSDLDATVAWAGKNHGDTRRLGITGFCRGGRTVWMYAAHNHNLKAGVAWYGPLVGTPTDAMPTNPVDVAGEIKAPILGLYAGLDQGILKEHVETMRAKLLETGNTRSQIVVYPDAQHGFNADYRPSYNEADAKDGMSRCLAWLRANGVGQEEA, from the coding sequence ATGCGTCATGTCGCATCCGATATTGCTGGCCTGTTTCCGACCATGGACCTGAGCCGCCGCGGCTTCGTCGTCACCACGCTCGCGGCCGGCTTCGCGCTCACGGTGCAGCCGGTCCAGGCGAGCACGATCACGACCGATACCGAGGGACTCGTCGCCGGCGAGGTTCAGATCCCGGTCGCCGACGGTACGATCCCGGCCTATCGCGCGCAGCCTGCCAAGCCCGGCCCGCACCCGGTCCTGCTCGTGGTCGAGGAGATCTTCGGCGTGCACGAGCATATCAAGGACATGTGCCGCCGCTTCGCGAAGCAGGGCTATCTCGCTATCGCGCCGGAGCTCTATAGCCGGCTCGGCGACGTCGTCGCCATGACCGACATCAAGGAGGTGGTGGCGACGGTCAACAAGGCGCCCGACAAGACCGAGATGAGCGATCTCGATGCGACCGTCGCCTGGGCCGGCAAGAACCACGGCGATACGAGGCGCCTCGGCATCACCGGCTTCTGCCGCGGCGGCCGGACGGTCTGGATGTATGCCGCGCATAATCACAACCTCAAGGCCGGTGTCGCCTGGTACGGCCCGCTCGTCGGCACGCCGACCGACGCCATGCCGACCAACCCGGTCGATGTCGCGGGCGAGATCAAGGCGCCGATCCTCGGCCTCTATGCCGGGCTCGACCAGGGCATCCTCAAGGAGCATGTCGAGACCATGCGCGCGAAGCTGCTCGAAACCGGCAACACCCGGTCGCAGATCGTCGTCTATCCCGACGCCCAGCATGGCTTCAACGCCGACTACCGGCCGAGCTACAACGAGGCCGACGCCAAGGACGGCATGTCCCGCTGCCTCGCCTGGCTGCGCGCGAACGGCGTGGGCCAGGAAGAGGCGTAA
- a CDS encoding hydantoinase B/oxoprolinase family protein: protein MQGEGLSSGRWQFWIDRGGTFTDVVAKRPDGTLATKKLLSENPERYRDAALQGIREFLELGPTDPIPAERIAAVKMGTTVATNALLERKGDRTLFVTTKGFRDALRIAYQDRPHIFARRIVLPEQLYERVVEVDERIMADGTVLQAPDLGAARRDLKNAYDAGIRACAIVFMHGYRWRQHEAAVARIARELGFTQVSVGHETSPLMKLVGRGDTTVVDAYLSPILRRYVDQIAGELGGTRLMFMQSNGGLTDARMFQGKDSILSGPAGGIVGAVQSTLSAGFDRMIGFDMGGTSTDVSHYAGEYERAFDTKVAGVRMRAPMMQIHTVAAGGGSILTFDGSRFRVGPHSAGANPGPAAYGRGGPLTVTDANVMVGKLSPDFFPKVFGPAADRPLDKAVVEAKFRDLAAEISEKTGIARSAEEVADGFLKIAVENMANAIKEISIQRGYDVTRYTLCSFGGAGGQHACAIADTLGMTRIFLHPLAGVLSAYGMGLADFRVMRERAVEEPLGPTTVDGLQSHVVQLGEAARGDLTAQGIPESQMTAIPTARLRYEGTDAFLVVELPPAGFDATAELARRFEAAHQRRYGFIVPGKRHIVEAVAVEVVGHMDRHEDPAVPATTGAPRPLGRTRIYSHGAQHEALIFDRLMLRAGDRVDGPAMIVEPTGTNIVEPGWQALLTEKGHLVLTRAIPLARDHAVGTKVDPIMLEVFNNLFMSIAEQMGSTLENTSHSVNIKERLDFSCALFDGEGELIANAPHMPVHLGSMGESVKTIIRLNPDMAPGNVYVLNAPYNGGTHLPDVTVVTPVFLGESLKPIFYTASRGHHADIGGLSPGSMPPGSRTVEEEGVLIDNFLLVERGRLREAEMRALLASGPYPARNPDQNIADLSAEIAANEKGVSELRRIAGQFGLATVQAYMRHVQDNAEEQVRRVIDVLKDGEFAYELDNGAVVKVRVTIDRAKRGARIDFTGTSAQLPDNFNAPSAVCFAAVLYVFRTLVDDDIPMNAGCMRPLQVVIPEGSMLNPRHPAAVVAGNVETSQVVTDALYGALGVMAGAQGTMNNFTFGNATHQYYETICGGAGAGPDFDGTTAVHTHMTNSRLTDPEVLEWRFPILLESFAIRPDSGGAGRHQGGDGTVRRLRFLEPMNAAILSNRRRVPPYGLEGGAAGRPGRNRVERADGTVTELASTDETAMAPGDVFVIETPGGGGFGRA, encoded by the coding sequence ATGCAGGGCGAAGGGCTTTCCAGCGGGCGGTGGCAGTTCTGGATCGACCGCGGCGGCACCTTCACCGACGTGGTGGCCAAACGCCCGGACGGTACGCTCGCCACCAAGAAGCTACTGTCGGAAAACCCGGAGCGTTATCGCGACGCCGCCCTCCAGGGCATCCGCGAGTTCCTCGAACTGGGACCCACGGACCCGATCCCGGCCGAGCGGATCGCCGCCGTCAAGATGGGCACGACCGTCGCGACCAACGCGCTCTTGGAACGCAAGGGCGACCGCACGCTGTTCGTCACCACCAAGGGCTTCCGCGACGCGCTCCGCATCGCCTACCAGGACCGGCCGCATATCTTCGCGCGCCGCATCGTGCTGCCCGAGCAGCTCTACGAGCGGGTCGTCGAGGTCGACGAGCGGATCATGGCCGACGGCACGGTGCTGCAGGCGCCCGATCTCGGCGCCGCGCGGCGCGATCTCAAGAATGCCTATGACGCCGGCATCCGTGCCTGCGCCATCGTGTTCATGCACGGCTACCGCTGGCGCCAGCACGAGGCGGCGGTCGCCCGCATCGCCCGCGAGCTGGGCTTCACCCAGGTCTCGGTCGGCCACGAGACGAGCCCGCTCATGAAGCTGGTCGGCCGCGGCGACACGACCGTGGTCGATGCCTATCTCTCGCCGATCCTCAGGCGCTATGTCGACCAGATCGCGGGCGAGCTCGGCGGCACGCGGCTCATGTTCATGCAGTCGAACGGCGGCCTGACCGACGCGCGCATGTTCCAGGGCAAGGATTCGATCCTGTCCGGCCCGGCGGGCGGCATCGTCGGCGCGGTGCAGTCGACGCTCTCGGCCGGCTTCGACCGCATGATCGGCTTCGACATGGGCGGGACCTCGACCGACGTCTCGCACTATGCCGGCGAATACGAGCGCGCGTTCGACACCAAGGTCGCGGGCGTGCGCATGCGGGCGCCGATGATGCAGATCCACACGGTCGCGGCCGGCGGCGGCTCGATCCTGACGTTCGACGGCAGCCGCTTCCGCGTCGGCCCGCATTCCGCCGGCGCCAACCCGGGCCCGGCCGCCTATGGCCGCGGCGGCCCGCTGACCGTGACCGACGCCAACGTCATGGTCGGCAAGCTCTCGCCCGACTTCTTTCCGAAAGTGTTCGGGCCCGCAGCCGACCGGCCGCTCGACAAGGCCGTGGTCGAAGCGAAGTTCCGGGATCTCGCCGCCGAGATTTCGGAGAAGACCGGCATCGCGCGCAGTGCCGAAGAGGTCGCCGACGGCTTCCTCAAGATCGCGGTCGAGAACATGGCGAACGCCATCAAGGAGATCTCGATCCAGCGCGGCTACGACGTGACCCGGTACACGCTCTGCTCGTTCGGCGGCGCCGGCGGCCAGCATGCTTGCGCTATCGCCGACACGCTCGGCATGACGCGGATTTTCCTGCATCCCTTGGCCGGCGTGCTCTCGGCCTATGGCATGGGCCTGGCCGACTTCCGCGTCATGCGCGAACGCGCGGTCGAGGAGCCGCTCGGGCCCACGACGGTCGACGGGCTGCAGAGCCACGTGGTCCAGCTCGGCGAGGCGGCGCGCGGCGATCTTACAGCCCAGGGCATCCCGGAAAGCCAGATGACGGCGATCCCGACCGCGCGGCTGCGCTACGAGGGCACCGACGCCTTCCTGGTGGTCGAGCTGCCGCCCGCCGGCTTCGATGCAACCGCCGAGCTCGCCCGGCGCTTCGAGGCGGCGCACCAGCGGCGCTACGGCTTCATCGTGCCGGGCAAGCGTCACATCGTCGAGGCGGTCGCGGTCGAGGTCGTGGGCCACATGGACCGGCACGAGGATCCGGCGGTGCCGGCCACGACCGGCGCGCCCAGGCCGCTCGGCCGGACCCGGATCTACAGTCACGGCGCGCAGCACGAGGCCCTGATCTTCGACCGGCTCATGCTCCGTGCCGGCGACCGGGTCGATGGGCCCGCCATGATCGTCGAGCCGACCGGCACAAACATCGTCGAGCCCGGCTGGCAAGCCCTGCTCACGGAGAAGGGCCATCTGGTGCTGACCCGCGCGATACCGCTCGCCCGCGACCACGCGGTCGGCACCAAGGTCGATCCGATCATGCTCGAGGTGTTCAACAACCTGTTCATGTCGATCGCCGAGCAGATGGGCTCGACGCTCGAGAACACGTCGCACTCGGTCAACATCAAGGAACGGCTCGATTTTTCCTGCGCCCTCTTCGACGGGGAGGGCGAGCTCATCGCCAATGCGCCGCACATGCCGGTGCATCTGGGCTCCATGGGCGAGAGCGTGAAGACGATCATCCGCCTCAACCCCGACATGGCGCCGGGCAACGTCTATGTACTGAACGCGCCCTATAACGGCGGCACGCACCTGCCGGACGTGACGGTCGTGACGCCGGTGTTCCTGGGCGAGTCCCTCAAGCCGATCTTCTACACGGCGAGCCGCGGCCATCACGCCGACATCGGCGGCCTCTCGCCCGGCTCCATGCCGCCCGGCAGCCGCACGGTCGAGGAAGAGGGCGTGTTGATCGACAATTTCCTGCTGGTCGAGCGCGGCCGGCTGCGCGAGGCGGAGATGCGGGCGCTCTTGGCGTCCGGCCCCTACCCGGCGCGCAACCCGGACCAGAACATCGCCGATCTCTCGGCCGAGATCGCCGCCAACGAGAAGGGCGTGAGCGAACTCCGCCGCATCGCGGGCCAATTCGGGCTCGCGACCGTCCAGGCCTACATGCGCCACGTCCAGGACAATGCAGAGGAGCAGGTCCGGCGCGTCATCGACGTGCTGAAGGATGGTGAATTCGCCTACGAGCTCGACAATGGCGCCGTGGTCAAGGTCCGGGTCACCATCGACAGGGCGAAGCGGGGTGCCCGCATCGACTTCACCGGCACCTCGGCGCAGCTGCCGGACAATTTCAATGCACCGTCGGCCGTGTGCTTCGCCGCCGTGCTCTATGTCTTCCGCACGCTCGTCGACGACGACATCCCGATGAATGCCGGCTGCATGCGGCCCTTGCAGGTCGTGATCCCCGAGGGCTCCATGCTGAACCCGCGCCATCCGGCCGCCGTCGTCGCCGGCAATGTCGAGACGAGCCAGGTCGTGACCGACGCGCTCTACGGCGCCTTGGGCGTCATGGCCGGCGCCCAGGGCACCATGAACAATTTCACCTTCGGCAATGCGACCCACCAATATTACGAGACGATCTGCGGCGGCGCCGGGGCCGGGCCGGACTTCGACGGCACGACCGCGGTCCATACCCACATGACCAACTCGCGCCTGACCGATCCCGAGGTGCTGGAATGGCGCTTCCCGATCCTGCTCGAGAGCTTCGCGATCCGCCCGGACTCGGGCGGCGCCGGGCGGCATCAGGGCGGCGATGGTACGGTTCGGCGGCTGCGCTTCCTCGAGCCGATGAATGCGGCCATCCTGTCGAACCGCCGGCGCGTGCCGCCCTATGGCCTGGAGGGCGGTGCCGCGGGCCGGCCTGGCCGAAACCGGGTCGAGCGCGCGGACGGCACGGTGACCGAACTCGCGTCGACGGACGAGACCGCGATGGCACCGGGCGACGTGTTCGTAATCGAAACCCCGGGCGGCGGCGGGTTCGGGCGGGCGTGA